One Chaetodon trifascialis isolate fChaTrf1 chromosome 21, fChaTrf1.hap1, whole genome shotgun sequence genomic window carries:
- the mrm1 gene encoding rRNA methyltransferase 1, mitochondrial has product MWVLSVAHQQKLLLVWTRRFQSPVSISRVGAQVSSYHVTPTVLSPEDSSKNPVTKRRRRVQHMPVESDGRQEQSKSWKKDIPLLHKQTQRRADDSRVSSELRKLCLEDFPAERDRTVRQKSTPDSKAENLEIVFGVAPCLLALTQGRRKACKLFVKDGEASHRASVIMVCEEAHRRGVQIHRVSKKDLDKMSSGGVHQGLCLQASRLSYLTENSDSAPKRKDNSVPLWLVLEGIQDPMNLGAILRSAYFLGVDRVASSLRHSCPLSPVVSKASSGIMEVFGVYGYENLEDMLRLKLAQGWQVVGTVGAEAGESQLPVTQCSDYRMTRPTLLLMGGEGDGLSQRLLALCHTLLTIPAGRKLFPGIESLNVSVATGILLHSLLLSRRATR; this is encoded by the coding sequence ATGTGGGTATTGAGTGTTGCGCATCAGCAGAAGTTGCTGCTTGTTTGGACTAGAAGATTTCAGAGCCCAGTATCCATCTCGAGAGTGGGCGCTCAGGTATCTTCTTACCATGTCACACCTACTGTCCTGAgcccagaggacagcagcaaaaACCCTGTGACGAAGAGACGGCGCAGAGTCCAACACATGCCTGTTGAATCCGATGGGCGGCAGGAGCAGAGTAAATCCTGGAAAAAAGACATCCCATTGTTGCATAAGCAAACTCAGAGGAGGGCAGACGACAGCAGGGTGTCATCTGAACTCAGGAAACTGTGTCTGGAGGATTTCCCTGCAGAGCGGGACaggacagtgagacagaagTCAACACCGGACTCCAAAGCAGAGAACCTTGAGATTGTTTTTGGCGTCGCTCCCTGTCTCTTGGCTCTGACTCAGGGGAGAAGAAAGGCCTGTAAACTGTTCGTGAAAGATGGAGAGGCCTCTCACAGGGCCTCTGTCATAATGGTGTGTGAGGAGGCTCATCGGCGAGGAGTACAGATCCATCGAGTCAGTAAGAAGGATCTGGACAAGATGTCTTCTGGGGGAGTACATCAAGGGTTGTGTCTGCAAGCCAGTCGCCTGAGCTATCTCACCGAAAACAGTGACTCTGCACCCAAAAGGAAAGACAACAGCGTCCCTCTCTGGCTTGTCCTGGAGGGAATTCAGGACCCGATGAATCTCGGCGCCATCCTGCGCTCTGCCTATTTCCTGGGTGTGGACAGGGTCGCCAGCAGTCTTCGCCACAGCTGTCCATTGTCTCCGGTGGTCAGCAAGGCCAGCTCAGGCATCATGGAGGTGTTTGGAGTGTATGGGTATGAAAACCTTGAAGACATGCTCCGGTTAAAGCTGGCGCAGGGCTGGCAGGTGGTTGGCACCGTGGGAGCTGAAGCCGGGGAGTCCCAGCTTCCTGTCACCCAGTGCTCGGACTATCGGATGACCAGACCCACGCTGCTGCTGATGGGCGGTGAGGGGGACGGACTGTCCCAGAGGCTGCTCGCTCTGTGCCACACCCTCCTCACCATCCCAGCGGGCAGAAAGCTGTTCCCCGGTATCGAGTCTCTCAACGTCTCTGTGGCTACAGGCATCCTGCTGCACTCCCTGCTGCTCTCCAGGAGGGCGACCAGATGA
- the chmp2a gene encoding charged multivesicular body protein 2a yields MEFLFGRRKTPEEMLKQNQRALNRAMRELDRERMKLEQQEKKIIADIKKMAKQGQMDAVKIMAKDLVRTRRYVKKFIMMKANIQAVSLKIQTLKSNNSMAQAMKGVTKAMATMNRQLKLPQIQKIMMEFERQSEIMDMKEEMMNDAIDDAMGDEDDEEESDAIVSQVLDELGLNLSDELSNLPSTGGSLSAAGGKKAEPQAALADADADLEERLNNLRRD; encoded by the exons ATGGAATTCCTGTTCGGGAGAAGGAAGACTCCGGAGGAGATGCTGAAGCAGAATCAGAGGGCGCTGAACCGAGCCATGAGGGAACTGGACCGAGAGCGAATGAaactggagcagcaggagaagaagatcATCGCTGACATTAAGAAAATGGCCAAACAGGGACAAATG GACGCCGTCAAGATCATGGCCAAGGATCTGGTCCGCACGCGGCGCTACGTCAAGAAGTTCATCATGATGAAGGCCAACATTCAGGCCGTCAGTCTCAAGATCCAGACGCTGAAGTCCAACAACAGCATGGCTCAGGCCATGAAGGGCGTCACCAAAGCCATGGCCACCATGAACAGACAG CTGAAACTGCCCCAGATCCAGAAGATCATGATGGAGTTTGAGCGGCAGAGTGAAATTATGGACAtgaaggaggagatgatgaacGATGCCATCGACGACGCCATGGGCGACgaggatgacgaggaggagAG CGACGCCATCGTGTCCCAAGTGCTGGACGAGCTGGGTCTCAACCTGTCCGACGAGCTGTCGA ACCTTCCATCCACCGGAGGAAGCTTGTCGGCGGCTGGCGGAAAGAAGGCCGAGCCCCAGGCCGCCCTGGCCGACGCAGACGCCGACctggaggagaggctgaacAACCTCCGGAGAGATTGA